One Alnus glutinosa chromosome 3, dhAlnGlut1.1, whole genome shotgun sequence genomic region harbors:
- the LOC133863507 gene encoding probable inactive receptor kinase At5g67200, whose protein sequence is MKLLAYLSILVVAVHGWAAQSPPSAANSLLLPSDAVSLLSFKSKADLDNRLLYLLNERFDYCQWQGVKCAQGRVVRFAVQGFGLRGTLAPDTLTRLDQLRVLSLRNNSLFGPIPDLSGLVNLKSLLLDRNSFSGSFPTSILLLHRLLIIDLSHNNVTGPIPAGLTNLDRLSSLRLESNGFNGTVPPLNQSYLRVLNVSGNNLTGPIPLTPTLSRFDTSSFQWNPSLCGEIINKACNDSRSPFFGSPGNATSPLGQSVESQGVVVVLPPPSPRKHKSIGLVLGFSIGVSVLIASLLCVLGLVKKQSSHEKSPKTPATPSFNPTTEETQPARVESNSHELTYKSDVVRSVRKSRDLMFCGGEAELYTLEQLMRASAELLGRGTVGTTYKAVLDNRLILTVKRLDANKTAITSGHVFERHMDAVSGLRHPNLVPIRAYFQAKGERLVIYDYQPNGSLLNLIHGSKSARAKPLHWTSCLKIAEDVAQGIAYIHQASRLIHGNLKSSNVLLGAEFEACVTDYCLAVLADSSSNEDPDSAGYKAPETRRSSSQATPKSDVYAFGILLLELLTGKHPSKHPFLVPMDVPNWVRAMREDDGCEDNRLGMLTEVACICSLTSPEQRPAMWQVLKMIQEIKESVVVEDNASLGFS, encoded by the exons ATGAAGCTGCTCGCTTACCTCTCTATCCTCGTCGTGGCCGTCCACGGCTGGGCCGCGCAGTCTCCACCTTCGGCAGCGAATTCCCTCCTGCTGCCGTCCGACGCCGTTTCGCTGCTCTCTTTCAAGTCCAAAGCCGATCTCGACAACCGCCTCCTCTACTTGCTCAACGAGCGCTTCGACTACTGCCAGTGGCAGGGCGTGAAGTGCGCGCAGGGCCGGGTTGTCCGGTTCGCTGTCCAAGGGTTCGGCCTGCGTGGCACCCTCGCGCCCGACACTCTGACACGGCTCGACCAGCTCCGAGTCCTGAGCCTCCGCAACAACTCACTCTTCGGTCCGATTCCCGACCTCTCCGGACTCGTTAACCTCAAGTCCCTTCTCTTAGACCGTAACTCCTTCTCTGGCTCTTTCCCTACGTCGATTCTTCTCCTCCACCGGCTTCTGATCATCGATCTCTCTCACAACAATGTCACCGGGCCGATTCCAGCCGGGTTAACGAACTTGGACCGGCTCAGCTCGCTGCGGCTCGAGTCAAACGGGTTCAACGGAACGGTCCCTCCGCTGAACCAGTCCTACCTACGAGTCTTAAACGTGTCGGGGAACAACCTTACCGGGCCAATACCATTGACCCCCACTCTTTCGCGCTTTGATACATCGTCGTTCCAGTGGAACCCTAGCCTCTGCGGCGAGATCATCAACAAAGCCTGCAATGACTCGCGCTCTCCATTTTTCGGATCTCCTGGAAATGCCACTTCGCCACTCGGCCAAAGCGTGGAGTCCCAAGGCGTGGTTGTGGTTCTTCCTCCGCCGTCTCCGAGGAAGCACAAGAGCATCGGACTCGTTCTAGGGTTTTCAATCGGAGTCTCCGTGCTCATCGCCTCTCTTCTCTGCGTTCTCGGCCTGGTCAAGAAACAGAGCAGCCATGAAAAAAGCCCTAAAACCCCCGCAACGCCGTCATTTAACCCCACAACCGAAGAAACTCAACCAGCTCGAGTGGAATCAAACAGCCACGAGTTAACATACAAAAGCGACGTCGTTCGAAGCGTGCGGAAGAGTAGGGACTTGATGTTCTGTGGAGGTGAGGCGGAGCTGTACACGTTGGAGCAACTGATGAGAGCCTCGGCGGAACTGCTCGGGAGGGGCACGGTGGGGACCACGTACAAGGCGGTGCTGGACAACCGTCTGATCTTAACGGTGAAGAGGCTGGACGCGAACAAGACCGCGATCACGAGCGGTCACGTCTTCGAGCGCCACATGGACGCCGTGAGTGGGCTCCGCCACCCGAACTTGGTCCCCATCAGAGCTTACTTCCAGGCCAAGGGCGAGAGGCTAGTGATCTACGACTACCAACCCAATGGCAGTCTCTTGAATCTCATTCACG GTTCGAAATCAGCCAGAGCAAAGCCTCTCCACTGGACATCATGCTTAAAGATAGCTGAAGATGTGGCCCAGGGAATTGCTTACATCCACCAAGCGTCAAGGTTGATTCACGGCAACCTGAAGTCCTCAAATGTTCTCCTTGGAGCTGAGTTTGAGGCCTGTGTCACAGACTATTGCCTTGCAGTTCTTGCAGACTCTTCTTCTAATGAAGATCCCGATTCTGCAGGCTACAAAGCCCCTGAGACCCGCAGGTCCAGCAGCCAAGCCACTCCCAAGTCTGATGTCTATGCCTTTGGCATCCTCCTTTTGGAGCTTTTGACTGGTAAACATCCATCAAAACACCCATTCCTCGTGCCCATGGATGTGCCTAATTGGGTCAGAGCAATGAGGGAAGATGATGGTTGTGAGGACAACAGACTCGGAATGCTTACTGAGGTTGCTTGTATTTGTAGTTTGACATCCCCAGAACAAAGACCAGCAATGTGGCAAGTTTTGAAGATGATACAGGAGATCAAGGAGAGCGTGGTGGTAGAAGACAATGCATCTCTCGGATTTTCGTAG
- the LOC133864869 gene encoding protein IRX15-LIKE, giving the protein MKNNNSSNTKLILLHPYIQKQGSSNRLWLLAFVSFFTLAFLLTLIYTRESTNTAAAAAVGSSTFGSAPLATTVINTLIHYASISNHSFHMSYAELKQISDVLRKCSSPCNLLVFGLTHETLLWKALNHNGRTVFIDENRYYAAYVEEKHPEIDAYDVQYTTKLSDLHELVASTKKQIRNECRPVQNLLFSECKLGLNDLPNHVYEVDWDVILVDGPRGEWPDAPGRMSPIFTAGVLARSKKSGNAKTHVLVHDFYGEVERVCADEFLCRENLVESSDMLGHYVLERMDANSFEFCRNSTATKASSS; this is encoded by the coding sequence atgaagaacaacaacAGTAGTAACACCAAGCTAATCCTCCTCCACCCCTACATCCAGAAACAAGGCAGCTCCAACCGCCTATGGCTCCTAGCCTTCGTTTCCTTCTTCACGCTTGCATTCCTCCTCACGCTCATCTACACTAGAGAGTCCACAAACACTGCTGCTGCCGCTGCCGTAGGCTCCTCCACCTTTGGCAGTGCGCCGCTGGCAACCACTGTCATCAACACCCTCATCCACTACGCCTCAATATCCAACCACTCATTCCACATGTCGTACGCGGAGCTAAAGCAAATCTCTGACGTGCTTCGGAAGTGCTCGTCCCCGTGCAACCTCCTGGTGTTCGGCCTCACCCACGAGACCCTTCTCTGGAAAGCCCTCAACCACAACGGCAGGACGGTGTTCATCGACGAGAACCGGTACTACGCCGCTTACGTGGAAGAGAAACACCCAGAAATCGACGCCTACGACGTGCAGTACACGACGAAGCTGAGCGACCTCCACGAGCTCGTAGCTTCGACAAAGAAACAGATACGGAACGAGTGCCGGCCGGTGCAAAACCTGCTGTTTTCGGAGTGTAAGCTCGGGCTTAACGACCTTCCCAACCATGTGTATGAGGTGGACTGGGATGTCATATTGGTGGACGGGCCGCGCGGGGAGTGGCCGGACGCTCCGGGTCGGATGTCACCCATATTCACCGCCGGCGTGCTTGCGAGGAGCAAGAAGAGCGGGAACGCTAAGACGCACGTGCTTGTGCATGACTTCTATGGGGAGGTGGAGAGGGTTTGTGCGGATGAGTTTTTGTGTAGAGAGAATTTGGTGGAGTCGAGTGACATGCTTGGGCATTATGTTTTGGAGAGAATGGATGCGAATAGCTTCGAGTTCTGTCGCAACAGCACAGCAACAAAAGCTTCATCTTCTTAG